Proteins encoded within one genomic window of Polynucleobacter duraquae:
- a CDS encoding LysR family transcriptional regulator translates to MDRIQGIALFVRVVETGSFSKAAASLGITQPTATKHIAFLEKRLGSLLLHRSTRGVTPTEIGAIYYEKCKIISRELEEADNLAALLQGETQGKLTISSSVAFGRRILTPLVLQFMSQNPKLEVHLNLEDQYVNLVESGVDLAIRMGRLADSSLGSRYLGLNPWVLVASPEYLKQHGTPNHPEDLTAHQALIYSSVQDNHRWHFSGGDGETVSIPVKGPLYSNNLSALLAATIGNMGLATIPWYVAYHSINKGTLQPILTEWSLPSQEIHAVFSSPRLVPGKVSKCIDWLQCHFSGNWWEQLEAQALPSDSIST, encoded by the coding sequence ATGGATCGAATTCAGGGAATTGCCCTTTTTGTCCGAGTCGTAGAAACCGGCTCATTTAGCAAGGCTGCAGCCAGCCTAGGCATTACTCAGCCTACAGCAACCAAACACATTGCTTTTTTAGAAAAGCGTCTCGGCTCCCTTTTATTGCATCGCAGCACAAGGGGGGTCACCCCAACGGAAATTGGTGCGATCTACTATGAAAAGTGCAAGATCATTTCAAGAGAGCTTGAGGAAGCAGACAATCTGGCCGCCTTACTCCAAGGCGAGACGCAGGGTAAATTGACGATTAGCTCTTCAGTTGCCTTTGGTCGACGTATTCTGACTCCACTGGTGCTCCAATTTATGAGTCAAAACCCAAAACTAGAGGTGCATCTGAATCTTGAGGATCAATATGTCAATTTAGTGGAGAGTGGTGTTGATCTTGCGATTCGTATGGGTCGCCTCGCAGACTCCTCTTTGGGTTCGCGCTATTTGGGTTTAAATCCATGGGTTTTAGTAGCCAGTCCAGAGTACTTAAAACAGCACGGCACTCCTAATCATCCAGAGGATTTGACTGCACATCAGGCCTTAATCTATAGCTCAGTTCAAGATAATCACCGCTGGCACTTTAGTGGGGGTGATGGCGAGACCGTCTCAATACCCGTTAAGGGCCCACTCTACTCAAATAACCTATCCGCTCTGCTGGCAGCAACCATCGGGAACATGGGCTTGGCCACCATCCCTTGGTATGTCGCTTATCACTCTATCAATAAGGGCACCTTACAGCCCATACTGACTGAATGGAGCCTGCCCTCCCAAGAAATTCACGCTGTATTTTCATCGCCTCGTTTGGTCCCGGGCAAGGTAAGTAAGTGTATCGACTGGTTGCAATGCCATTTTTCTGGTAACTGGTGGGAGCAACTTGAGGCTCAAGCACTCCCAAGCGACTCGATTAGTACATAG
- the gcl gene encoding glyoxylate carboligase produces the protein MAKMKAAMAAVLVMEKEGITTAFGVPGAAINPLYAQLRERQSITHILARHVEGASHMAEGYTRAKAGNIGVCIGTSGPAGTDMITGLYSASADSIPILCITGQAPRARLYKEDFQAVDIETISKPVTKMSVTVREPGLVPRVFQQAFHVMRSGRPGPVLIDLPIDVQLAEIEFDIDTYEPLPVYKPAASRKQIEKALEMLMSAKKPLIVAGGGIINADADALLVEFAELTGIPVIPTLMGWGTIPDDHPLMAGMVGLQTSHRYGNATMLASDLVLGIGNRWANRHTGSIDVYCKDRKFIHVDIEPTQIGRVFNPDYGIVSDAKAALELFVEVAKEWKAKGMLTNYSEWVERCQERKSLMLRKTNFDNVPIKPQRVYQEMNSVFGRDTIYVSTIGLSQIAGGQFLHVYGARQWINCGQAGPLGWTIPAALGALASDTTKTVVGLAGDYDFQFLIEELAVGAQFNLPLVMVLVNNSYLGLIRQAQRGFEMDYCVQLAFDNINVDDHNLKGYGVDHVQVVEGLGCKAIRVSDPNKINAALIEAQKMAKEHRVPVVVEIILEKITNIAMGTEINNINEFEDIDCRHPAGTEGLVAAGLLE, from the coding sequence ATGGCCAAAATGAAAGCCGCAATGGCAGCAGTTCTTGTAATGGAAAAAGAGGGCATCACCACTGCATTTGGTGTTCCTGGAGCCGCTATTAATCCACTTTACGCACAGTTGCGTGAGCGTCAGTCGATTACTCACATCCTAGCCCGACATGTTGAAGGCGCTTCACACATGGCTGAGGGTTATACAAGAGCTAAAGCAGGCAATATTGGTGTTTGTATCGGCACTTCCGGCCCAGCTGGAACGGACATGATTACTGGACTGTATTCAGCAAGCGCTGACTCTATTCCTATTCTCTGCATTACTGGACAAGCTCCACGTGCTCGTCTTTATAAAGAAGATTTTCAGGCTGTTGATATCGAGACGATTTCAAAGCCAGTAACGAAGATGTCTGTCACCGTTCGTGAGCCCGGCTTAGTGCCACGAGTTTTCCAACAGGCATTTCATGTGATGCGTTCAGGCCGTCCCGGTCCTGTTTTAATTGATTTGCCGATTGATGTTCAATTAGCTGAAATTGAATTTGATATCGATACCTATGAGCCATTGCCGGTATACAAACCAGCAGCTAGCCGCAAGCAGATTGAAAAAGCGCTGGAAATGTTAATGTCGGCTAAGAAACCATTAATTGTTGCTGGTGGCGGAATTATTAACGCTGATGCAGATGCGCTATTGGTAGAGTTTGCAGAATTGACTGGCATTCCAGTAATTCCAACTCTGATGGGCTGGGGCACGATTCCGGATGATCATCCACTCATGGCGGGCATGGTTGGACTTCAAACCTCCCACCGTTATGGCAATGCCACCATGCTAGCAAGTGATCTTGTTTTAGGTATCGGTAACCGCTGGGCTAACCGCCATACAGGATCAATCGATGTGTATTGCAAAGATCGCAAGTTTATTCACGTTGATATTGAGCCAACACAAATTGGTCGCGTATTTAACCCCGACTACGGCATTGTTTCAGATGCAAAAGCGGCGCTAGAGTTATTTGTAGAAGTTGCGAAAGAATGGAAAGCAAAAGGCATGCTCACTAACTATAGTGAGTGGGTTGAGCGCTGCCAGGAGCGTAAGAGCTTGATGCTCCGTAAAACTAACTTTGATAATGTACCTATCAAGCCACAACGTGTCTATCAAGAGATGAATTCCGTATTTGGTCGAGATACTATATATGTTTCAACTATTGGCCTGTCACAAATTGCTGGTGGGCAATTCTTGCATGTCTATGGCGCTCGTCAATGGATCAACTGCGGTCAAGCTGGTCCCCTTGGCTGGACAATTCCAGCTGCATTAGGTGCATTAGCCTCTGATACAACAAAGACTGTAGTCGGACTTGCTGGCGATTACGACTTCCAATTCTTGATTGAGGAATTAGCAGTTGGTGCACAATTTAACTTGCCATTAGTCATGGTCTTAGTGAATAACAGTTACCTAGGATTAATCCGTCAAGCGCAGCGTGGTTTTGAGATGGATTACTGCGTACAACTAGCCTTTGACAATATCAACGTGGATGATCACAACCTCAAGGGTTATGGCGTTGATCATGTTCAAGTGGTTGAAGGGCTTGGTTGCAAAGCCATCAGAGTTTCCGATCCAAACAAAATCAATGCTGCATTGATTGAGGCGCAAAAGATGGCTAAGGAGCATCGTGTTCCAGTAGTAGTGGAGATCATTTTAGAAAAAATCACCAACATTGCTATGGGTACTGAGATTAACAACATCAATGAATTTGAAGATATTGATTGCCGTCATCCTGCTGGAACAGAGGGATTAGTGGCTGCCGGCCTTCTTGAGTAA
- the gltX gene encoding glutamate--tRNA ligase, whose translation MLFMHIRTRFAPSPTGFIHLGNLRSALYPWAFARHNQGDFILRIEDTDVERSTQEAVDVIIEGMAWLGLDLDEGPIYQMQRIDRYRAVVKQMLDAGLAYPCYMSEAELNKLRDQQMANKEKPRYNGQWRPESGKTLPAIPEGVLPVIRFKNPIGGSVIWEDAVKGKIEISNDELDDLVIARPDGTPTYNFCVVVDDLDMNITHVIRGDDHVNNTPRQINIMKALGGTPPVYAHLPTVLNDSGEKMSKRNGAMSVRDYQKAGYLPEAILNYLARLGWSHGDAEIFTKEQFVNWFDLGSLGRSPAQHNPEKLLWLNHQYIQNADPADLAEATKPFAHELGIDTENGPDFVQVVALLKDRANTLIEIAEGAKLFYLPAPVHSSEEIAENIPAEIIPALKDLIEAIQSAEHTKAAYGAAFKEVLAKHQIKMPALAMPVRYALFATTQTPAIDSVLLVIGKNEAVARLSKVV comes from the coding sequence ATGCTGTTTATGCATATAAGAACACGCTTCGCCCCCAGTCCAACGGGCTTCATTCACTTGGGCAACCTTCGCAGTGCTTTATATCCTTGGGCCTTTGCTCGCCATAACCAGGGTGACTTTATTTTGCGCATCGAAGATACCGATGTGGAGCGCTCCACACAGGAAGCTGTCGACGTCATTATTGAGGGCATGGCATGGCTTGGCCTCGATTTAGACGAAGGCCCAATTTATCAAATGCAGCGTATTGATCGATATCGTGCGGTTGTAAAGCAAATGCTCGATGCTGGCCTGGCTTATCCTTGCTACATGAGCGAAGCAGAATTGAATAAGCTGCGTGACCAACAAATGGCTAATAAAGAAAAGCCACGCTACAACGGCCAATGGCGTCCTGAGTCGGGTAAAACTCTGCCGGCGATACCGGAAGGTGTTTTGCCAGTGATTCGCTTCAAGAATCCCATTGGCGGATCTGTGATTTGGGAAGATGCGGTTAAGGGCAAGATCGAAATCAGTAATGATGAGTTAGATGATTTGGTGATTGCCCGTCCCGATGGCACGCCAACCTATAACTTCTGCGTTGTAGTGGATGACCTCGACATGAATATCACCCATGTGATTCGTGGTGATGACCATGTTAACAACACGCCACGCCAAATCAACATCATGAAGGCGCTCGGTGGTACACCACCAGTGTATGCCCATTTACCAACGGTCTTAAACGACTCTGGTGAAAAAATGAGTAAGCGTAATGGCGCCATGAGTGTGCGTGACTATCAAAAGGCGGGTTACTTACCTGAAGCTATTCTGAATTACCTAGCAAGACTAGGTTGGTCACATGGTGATGCAGAGATTTTTACTAAAGAGCAGTTCGTCAATTGGTTTGACTTAGGCAGTCTTGGTCGATCACCGGCACAACATAATCCCGAAAAACTTCTCTGGCTAAATCATCAATATATTCAAAATGCAGATCCGGCGGATTTGGCAGAAGCGACTAAACCATTTGCACATGAACTTGGCATCGATACAGAAAATGGTCCGGACTTTGTGCAAGTCGTTGCACTACTAAAGGATCGTGCTAATACGCTGATTGAAATTGCGGAAGGTGCCAAGCTGTTCTATTTACCGGCACCCGTTCATAGCAGTGAGGAAATTGCAGAAAATATTCCAGCTGAAATTATTCCTGCCCTAAAGGATTTGATTGAAGCGATTCAATCTGCTGAGCATACAAAAGCGGCTTATGGGGCAGCCTTTAAAGAAGTACTAGCTAAGCATCAGATCAAAATGCCAGCATTAGCAATGCCTGTGCGTTACGCTTTATTTGCAACTACACAGACGCCAGCCATTGACTCCGTCTTGCTAGTAATAGGTAAGAATGAGGCGGTAGCAAGGCTTTCTAAGGTGGTCTAA
- the ftsB gene encoding cell division protein FtsB translates to MRLVIYSMLLLLLAIQYPLWLGKGGWLKVYEMEKQLELQQAKNSLLSLRNAKLTGDVKDLKEGSRAIEERARVEHGMLKEGEFFVQILPSEKSTSNVADGVKSSTTKQ, encoded by the coding sequence ATGCGCCTTGTCATCTACTCGATGCTGCTATTGCTACTCGCAATACAGTACCCACTTTGGTTGGGCAAGGGTGGATGGCTGAAGGTATACGAGATGGAGAAGCAGCTTGAGTTGCAGCAGGCTAAAAATAGTCTACTAAGCTTGCGTAATGCCAAGCTCACTGGCGACGTTAAAGATTTAAAAGAGGGTAGTCGCGCGATCGAGGAGCGAGCTCGTGTTGAGCACGGCATGCTGAAAGAAGGAGAATTCTTTGTACAAATTCTGCCTTCTGAAAAATCTACCTCCAATGTCGCTGATGGCGTAAAGTCATCAACAACCAAGCAGTAA
- a CDS encoding DUF3108 domain-containing protein → MPKKSLWILTAAIFLSLFGHLILFFGIPFFSFGSAPPITEDLIMKTDLRVEPPKKIQMTTAPKKKASPKQTNAVSADPLADQGKGEQGALGNQSGQAFRLPESGTYYFDAYVDGQLIQAAQLDWITEGNNYRLYINIPYAIVGPFVFESRGTVDAYGIAPSIYWTQRGTKPPRYSRFDRDQSGGGKMYFSEKPEFTPDLLPGTQDRFSLLFQLASLLNGSDKIDEAGSIRSIPVVDYDTLEMWQFKSYGEQESEDIPSMGKGVNRHYALMQRESSKFKRQVDIWLARDLDWLPGRMRSIESNGRTLELVFKQRAPIDKSKLVN, encoded by the coding sequence GTGCCAAAAAAATCCCTGTGGATTCTCACTGCTGCAATCTTTCTATCGCTTTTTGGACACCTGATTTTATTTTTTGGGATTCCATTCTTCTCTTTTGGTAGTGCGCCCCCCATTACCGAAGATCTCATCATGAAGACAGATCTTCGGGTCGAGCCGCCAAAGAAAATCCAAATGACTACGGCGCCAAAGAAAAAAGCATCACCCAAGCAAACTAACGCAGTATCAGCGGATCCTTTAGCAGATCAGGGGAAAGGAGAGCAGGGTGCACTAGGCAATCAGTCTGGGCAAGCATTTCGCCTTCCTGAATCTGGAACGTATTATTTTGATGCCTATGTTGATGGGCAACTCATTCAAGCCGCTCAGCTGGACTGGATTACGGAGGGCAATAATTACCGCTTGTATATCAATATACCTTACGCCATCGTCGGCCCTTTTGTTTTTGAATCTAGAGGCACCGTCGACGCCTACGGCATAGCACCATCCATTTACTGGACTCAGCGGGGTACAAAACCACCGCGCTATTCTCGCTTTGATCGAGATCAGAGCGGAGGAGGGAAGATGTACTTCTCTGAAAAGCCTGAGTTCACCCCGGATCTACTGCCAGGCACTCAAGATCGATTTAGCCTACTTTTTCAACTAGCCTCCTTGCTCAATGGCAGCGACAAGATTGATGAGGCTGGCAGTATTCGAAGCATTCCTGTAGTTGACTATGACACTCTCGAGATGTGGCAATTTAAAAGTTATGGCGAGCAAGAATCAGAAGATATTCCAAGCATGGGTAAGGGTGTTAATCGCCATTACGCTTTGATGCAGCGAGAGAGTAGTAAATTTAAGCGTCAAGTGGATATTTGGCTGGCCAGGGATCTGGATTGGCTTCCAGGCAGAATGCGCTCTATTGAGTCTAACGGACGTACCCTGGAGCTTGTATTTAAGCAAAGGGCGCCCATTGATAAATCCAAGCTAGTTAACTGA
- the glxR gene encoding 2-hydroxy-3-oxopropionate reductase produces MSKLKIGFVGLGIMGTPMVGHLIAAGHELFINTRSKVPDELAKTAAVLCASPAEVATKAEIIITMVPDTPDVEKVLFGDKGIASGLSKGKIVVDMSSISPISTKDFAKRINDLGCEYLDAPVSGGQLGAKGASLTIMVGGKQAIFDKVKPVFDLMGKNITLVGDNGAGQVTKVANQIIVALNIEAVAEALVFASKAGADPAKVRQALMGGFASSKILEVHGERMINRTFDPGFRIELHQKDLSLALSSAKALGVSLPNTASAQELFNSCAAHGGKSWDHSAMVKALEKMANFEIGQKS; encoded by the coding sequence ATGAGTAAATTAAAAATAGGCTTTGTGGGTTTGGGCATTATGGGTACGCCAATGGTAGGGCATTTGATCGCAGCAGGTCATGAGCTGTTTATCAATACCCGCAGCAAAGTTCCAGATGAGTTAGCTAAAACTGCAGCCGTTCTCTGTGCTTCCCCAGCGGAAGTTGCGACTAAGGCAGAGATCATTATTACGATGGTTCCAGATACTCCTGATGTAGAGAAAGTTCTTTTTGGAGATAAGGGTATTGCTTCAGGTCTTAGCAAAGGCAAGATCGTCGTTGACATGAGTTCAATCTCTCCCATTTCCACAAAAGATTTTGCAAAGCGCATTAATGATCTGGGTTGCGAATATCTAGATGCCCCTGTATCTGGTGGCCAATTAGGCGCAAAGGGTGCAAGCCTCACCATCATGGTTGGTGGCAAGCAAGCTATCTTTGACAAAGTCAAACCTGTATTTGATTTGATGGGAAAAAATATCACCTTAGTTGGTGATAATGGCGCCGGCCAAGTTACTAAAGTAGCCAATCAAATTATTGTTGCCCTCAATATCGAAGCAGTTGCAGAGGCTTTGGTGTTTGCCTCTAAGGCAGGCGCCGATCCGGCAAAAGTTAGACAAGCCTTAATGGGCGGCTTTGCCAGCTCAAAAATACTTGAAGTTCATGGTGAGCGCATGATTAATCGTACCTTTGATCCTGGCTTTAGGATTGAACTTCACCAAAAAGATTTAAGTTTGGCCCTCAGCAGTGCTAAGGCTCTGGGCGTTAGTTTGCCTAATACCGCTAGCGCACAAGAATTATTTAATTCCTGTGCAGCGCATGGTGGAAAATCATGGGATCATTCTGCTATGGTCAAAGCATTAGAAAAAATGGCTAATTTTGAAATAGGTCAAAAAAGCTAG
- a CDS encoding Hsp33 family molecular chaperone HslO produces the protein MNELLVFMCDGAPVRGEIVSISTAWQAVLERRNDPPVVRRILGDFVGAATLLSASLKFDGTLIIQAQSKGPIQLLVVECKSDLTMRATVKLSVDPASIDPNATLGELLDADNSGRLVITLDPSDRQPGQPPYQGIVALQEHRGTVIKPVTSTAEAIALYMQNSEQLDTRIWLASNDTHVGGLLLQRLPDSGGHAHLDPQLAAEGWTRIQTLGETITNEELLTLSPDTILRRLFLEESTESGVRSFPPRPVRFSCRCSRAKVADILRMLGEEEVESILAEQGAVETECDFCAKAYRFDAVDCRQVFKTDLLADATRPPSSGH, from the coding sequence ATGAACGAATTACTTGTATTTATGTGTGATGGCGCCCCGGTGCGTGGGGAAATTGTTTCCATTAGTACCGCCTGGCAGGCTGTATTAGAGCGTCGTAATGATCCTCCTGTAGTCAGGCGAATCCTGGGTGATTTTGTGGGTGCAGCGACCCTGTTGAGTGCCAGCCTTAAATTTGATGGTACTTTGATTATTCAGGCACAAAGTAAAGGCCCTATTCAGCTTCTTGTGGTGGAGTGCAAGTCCGATTTAACCATGCGAGCTACTGTAAAGCTATCTGTAGACCCTGCCAGCATTGATCCTAATGCCACCCTCGGTGAGCTACTAGATGCCGACAATTCTGGGCGTCTAGTAATCACCCTGGACCCATCTGACCGTCAACCTGGTCAACCACCCTACCAAGGCATCGTCGCCCTTCAAGAGCATCGTGGCACCGTTATTAAGCCTGTTACCAGCACTGCCGAAGCTATTGCTCTGTACATGCAAAACTCAGAGCAATTAGATACCCGCATTTGGCTGGCATCGAATGACACCCATGTTGGCGGATTGCTATTGCAGCGATTGCCGGATTCGGGAGGTCATGCTCATCTTGATCCTCAACTTGCAGCTGAAGGTTGGACCAGAATTCAGACCCTGGGTGAAACGATTACTAATGAAGAATTGCTAACACTTTCGCCGGACACCATCCTTCGCCGCCTCTTTTTAGAGGAGTCAACCGAAAGCGGTGTTCGAAGTTTCCCGCCTCGCCCTGTTCGCTTTAGCTGCCGCTGTTCACGCGCTAAGGTGGCGGATATTTTAAGAATGCTGGGCGAAGAGGAGGTTGAAAGTATTCTTGCAGAGCAAGGTGCGGTAGAAACTGAATGCGATTTTTGCGCTAAAGCCTATCGCTTTGATGCGGTTGATTGTAGGCAAGTCTTTAAAACAGATTTATTGGCAGATGCTACGAGACCACCATCTAGCGGGCATTAA
- a CDS encoding YqiA/YcfP family alpha/beta fold hydrolase encodes MAVTLVVYLHGFRSSPNSTKAVMTGEAVRALSSESYSYEWYCPQLLASPKESLEMVVKHINQAKFDRMVIIGSSLGGFYTNYLAEKYHCKGIALNPAVYAARELEPHVGMMTAYDSEEPFDFKAEYIDELRALQVDSITDPKRYFLIAAKGDELLDWKEMAAFYPGANQLILEGGDHGISDYANHLPSVIDFIKH; translated from the coding sequence ATGGCAGTAACCTTGGTTGTTTATTTGCATGGCTTTCGGTCTTCACCAAACTCAACCAAGGCAGTAATGACTGGCGAGGCGGTGAGGGCACTCTCGTCGGAAAGCTATTCTTATGAGTGGTATTGCCCTCAATTGCTTGCGTCTCCAAAAGAAAGTCTGGAGATGGTTGTTAAGCACATCAATCAAGCTAAATTTGATCGCATGGTCATCATCGGATCTTCCTTGGGCGGTTTTTATACCAACTACCTCGCAGAAAAGTATCATTGCAAAGGCATTGCCCTTAATCCTGCCGTTTATGCTGCTAGAGAATTAGAGCCCCATGTTGGCATGATGACTGCCTATGACAGCGAAGAGCCCTTTGATTTTAAGGCTGAGTACATCGATGAATTACGTGCATTACAGGTAGATTCAATTACTGATCCCAAGCGCTATTTTTTAATTGCCGCAAAAGGTGATGAGCTGTTGGACTGGAAAGAGATGGCGGCTTTTTACCCTGGCGCCAATCAACTGATCCTTGAAGGTGGCGATCACGGAATTTCTGACTACGCCAATCATCTACCTTCAGTAATCGACTTTATCAAGCATTAA
- a CDS encoding ion channel: MTFSNLLDKLPGLNSLPSFSTLFAEINADMGDSDIWFLLFLTCLMLTFHGLSVLSIAGIFHWIDQKLENKRVYGANFVSYFVAILLIIVIHLLEIIAWAYICLGLQVFPTNLQTLYFAGEMYTTVGYGNYLLTERWRILPIIISFSGIFAVSMSGAALYTMMGALLGRSNQNPKSGLGF; the protein is encoded by the coding sequence ATGACTTTTAGTAACTTATTGGACAAGCTTCCTGGCCTGAACTCCCTCCCCAGCTTCAGCACACTCTTTGCTGAAATTAATGCGGATATGGGCGATAGCGATATCTGGTTTTTGTTATTTCTAACGTGTTTGATGCTCACATTCCATGGTTTGAGCGTTTTATCAATCGCAGGTATTTTTCATTGGATTGACCAAAAACTTGAAAATAAACGGGTCTATGGTGCCAACTTTGTATCGTATTTCGTTGCCATCTTATTGATTATTGTTATTCACTTACTTGAAATTATTGCTTGGGCCTATATTTGTTTAGGATTACAGGTATTCCCAACCAACCTTCAAACCCTGTATTTTGCCGGCGAGATGTACACAACCGTTGGCTATGGTAATTACCTTCTGACTGAGCGCTGGCGGATCCTGCCCATTATTATTTCTTTCTCTGGAATCTTCGCTGTATCCATGTCTGGGGCTGCGCTTTACACCATGATGGGCGCTTTACTCGGAAGGTCCAATCAAAACCCTAAATCAGGCTTGGGGTTCTAA
- a CDS encoding M48 family metallopeptidase, which produces MSIRIYLILAFVVLLSACANTTRSGAVGVNRSQFMMASSEEVNRISAVSYNEQNQKAKEKNILVTSGPTYERLKFIANRLIPQTEAFRDDTKQWDWRLTLIDAPILNATCAPGGKITFYTGIIEQLNLNDDEIAAIMGHEIAHALREHGRERVSQATAQNVLVNIAMAVAGPYGSAVSAANQVAQYAIILPNSRENESEADAIGLELAARAGYNPIGAISVWQKMLKATKGKSSPEFLSTHPSGETRIEQLTSLMPAVEPLYKAAPKPPPMKKL; this is translated from the coding sequence TTGAGTATTCGCATCTATCTGATCCTTGCATTTGTCGTTTTACTATCAGCGTGCGCCAACACAACTCGCTCGGGAGCTGTTGGCGTTAACCGATCTCAATTCATGATGGCTTCGTCAGAAGAAGTTAATCGTATCTCTGCGGTAAGTTATAACGAGCAGAATCAAAAGGCAAAAGAGAAAAATATACTCGTTACTTCTGGGCCTACCTATGAGCGATTAAAGTTCATTGCCAATAGGTTGATCCCACAGACTGAGGCATTTCGAGATGACACCAAGCAATGGGATTGGCGGCTCACCCTGATTGATGCTCCTATTCTGAATGCCACTTGTGCTCCCGGTGGAAAGATCACTTTCTACACCGGAATTATTGAGCAACTGAATTTAAATGATGATGAAATTGCAGCCATTATGGGGCATGAAATCGCTCATGCCTTAAGAGAGCATGGTCGGGAGCGTGTATCCCAAGCGACAGCGCAAAACGTATTGGTAAATATTGCTATGGCTGTAGCTGGTCCTTATGGTTCCGCGGTGAGCGCTGCAAACCAGGTTGCCCAATACGCAATTATTTTGCCAAACTCTAGAGAGAATGAATCTGAAGCAGATGCAATTGGATTGGAGCTTGCAGCAAGAGCGGGATACAACCCCATAGGCGCAATTAGTGTTTGGCAAAAAATGTTGAAGGCAACCAAAGGTAAAAGTTCTCCAGAGTTCTTGTCCACCCACCCTTCTGGTGAAACCCGAATAGAACAACTCACTTCGCTCATGCCTGCAGTAGAACCTTTGTATAAAGCGGCACCAAAACCTCCGCCCATGAAAAAGCTTTAA
- the hyi gene encoding hydroxypyruvate isomerase, producing MPKFAANLTMLFNEKPFLERFALAKIGGFKAVEFLFPYAFEASEIKSALDNNALKLVLHNLPAGDWDAGERGIACHPDRVAEFRSGVAKAIEYASILGVPQLNCLAGKTPAGVDPALVHDTFVSNLQFAAAELKKSGLKLLIEPINTFDIPGFYLSKTAQGIAILDAVAADNAFLQYDIYHAQRMEGELANTIQKYFARIAHIQLADNPGRNEPGTGEINYSYLFDLLTRLGYTGYIGCEYKPLKTTEAGLHWMGQYEQ from the coding sequence ATGCCCAAGTTTGCAGCCAACCTCACCATGTTGTTCAACGAAAAACCATTTTTGGAGCGTTTTGCGCTAGCCAAGATTGGTGGTTTCAAAGCCGTTGAATTTCTATTTCCTTATGCTTTTGAAGCTAGCGAAATCAAATCTGCTTTAGATAACAACGCCTTAAAGTTGGTATTGCACAACTTACCAGCTGGAGATTGGGACGCAGGGGAGAGGGGTATCGCATGTCACCCAGACCGTGTTGCTGAGTTTCGCTCTGGTGTTGCCAAAGCGATTGAGTACGCCAGTATTTTGGGCGTACCTCAACTCAACTGCTTAGCAGGAAAGACTCCTGCGGGTGTTGATCCAGCTTTGGTTCATGACACCTTTGTCAGCAATCTACAGTTTGCCGCTGCTGAGCTGAAGAAGTCTGGATTAAAACTGTTGATTGAGCCAATCAATACCTTTGATATTCCCGGCTTCTATCTTTCTAAAACTGCCCAAGGCATTGCGATACTGGATGCAGTTGCTGCTGATAATGCATTTTTGCAATACGACATCTACCATGCCCAGCGCATGGAAGGTGAGTTAGCTAATACGATTCAAAAATACTTTGCTCGAATCGCGCATATTCAGTTAGCGGATAATCCAGGTCGTAATGAGCCTGGTACCGGGGAAATTAACTACAGCTACTTATTTGATTTATTAACTCGCCTTGGATATACAGGTTATATCGGTTGTGAATATAAACCTTTGAAAACTACTGAGGCTGGCCTACATTGGATGGGTCAATACGAGCAGTAA